In one window of Gammaproteobacteria bacterium DNA:
- a CDS encoding radical SAM protein, which produces MTETTEPRGYIQPGALRELWFHTGTACNLACPFCLEGSRPGDDRLQRITLADAKPLLDEAASLGVRQYSFTGGEPFIVKDFIRILRYASNLGPCLVLTNGTDPMIRRLGEIESLAARPYPVSFRISIDHADAARHDVARGRGNFAKSWQSLAALHARGFVVSLARQSDAGEDGAAVDRAFRGLFAEHGLPADTRIVSFPDFLPPGSNPAVRRITENCMTTHHDEESRRSFMCHFSKMVVKKQGRMRVYACTLVDDDESFDLGGSLAESLGKRVMLRHHRCYSCFAYGSSCSELA; this is translated from the coding sequence ATGACGGAAACGACGGAACCGCGCGGCTACATCCAGCCGGGAGCCCTGCGCGAGCTTTGGTTTCACACCGGGACGGCCTGCAATCTCGCCTGCCCGTTTTGCCTCGAAGGCTCCCGGCCGGGCGACGATCGCCTTCAGCGAATCACGCTGGCGGACGCGAAGCCGCTGCTCGACGAGGCTGCGTCGCTGGGCGTCCGGCAATACTCGTTTACCGGCGGCGAGCCTTTCATCGTCAAGGACTTCATCCGAATTCTCCGCTACGCCTCGAATTTGGGGCCGTGCCTGGTGCTGACCAACGGCACCGATCCGATGATCCGGCGCCTGGGCGAGATCGAATCACTGGCCGCCCGGCCTTATCCGGTCAGCTTCCGGATCAGCATCGACCATGCGGACGCGGCGCGGCATGACGTGGCGCGGGGCAGGGGGAACTTCGCGAAGTCCTGGCAAAGCCTCGCGGCGCTGCACGCGCGAGGCTTTGTCGTGTCGCTGGCCCGGCAGTCCGACGCCGGCGAGGACGGCGCGGCGGTGGACCGGGCGTTTCGCGGGCTGTTCGCCGAGCATGGCCTGCCCGCGGACACGCGCATCGTGTCTTTTCCGGATTTCCTGCCGCCCGGATCGAACCCGGCGGTGCGGCGGATTACGGAAAACTGCATGACCACGCATCACGACGAGGAGTCTCGCCGCTCGTTCATGTGCCATTTCTCGAAAATGGTCGTCAAGAAACAGGGGCGCATGCGCGTCTACGCCTGCACGCTGGTGGACGACGACGAGTCCTTCGACCTGGGCGGCAGCCTCGCGGAAAGCCTCGGGAAACGCGTCATGCTCCGCCACCACCGCTGCTACAGCTGCTTCGCCTACGGCTCGTCGTGCAGCGAACTGGCATGA